A genome region from Chloroflexia bacterium SDU3-3 includes the following:
- a CDS encoding response regulator transcription factor, giving the protein MGTSPLIMMVDSDIAFLEMLAEFLGEEGYATQPLRTTSDAFSTIAQAQPQLVIVEVALDNPEQGWSLLNKLRLDPATCNIPVIVASAATDLITRNEAHLREKRCAILLKPFDLEDLLAMVKRHAPLPA; this is encoded by the coding sequence ATGGGAACATCGCCGCTGATCATGATGGTCGATTCGGATATCGCCTTTTTGGAGATGCTGGCCGAGTTCCTTGGTGAAGAGGGCTATGCCACCCAGCCGCTCCGCACGACATCGGATGCTTTTTCCACAATCGCGCAGGCCCAGCCGCAGCTGGTGATCGTCGAGGTGGCGCTGGACAACCCCGAGCAGGGCTGGAGCCTCCTCAACAAGCTGCGCCTCGACCCCGCAACCTGCAACATACCCGTGATCGTGGCCTCGGCGGCGACCGACCTGATCACACGCAACGAGGCCCACCTGCGCGAGAAGCGCTGTGCTATTCTGCTCAAGCCCTTTGATCTGGAGGATCTTCTGGCGATGGTGAAGCGGCACGCGCCGCTCCCCGCCTAA
- a CDS encoding PLP-dependent aminotransferase family protein, whose product MVASPQHTTKQLSDLYAPRARDLAPPMYGAAQQGRAAPISLAFGLADPTLFPTQELAEVTAEVLAERPDTALNYGPTSPELYEQISERLQRQGIAATREQVLVSHGSGQLLGLLPEVLVSPGDTVIIEGPSFLGAVRRFEIAGAKIVTIPVDADGMDIDALEEKLAELARQRIRPKFIYTIPTFQNPTGTTMSLDRRRRLVALAATYGVLVVEDDAYSELAFDGSSVTTLASIDTEGWVVRVGTYSKILAPGVRLGWASGPSELIKRLAMVKVEGENGPFVTHVVSRFSADGRLDRHIAQLRERYRHKCQVMLAAIEREFPAEVQLYRPEGGFFLWCTLPQGVSAARLLDLSEERGVSFLTGSRCYCNGQGDDSIRLAFSYHSPEQIAEGIGVIGQAMRELW is encoded by the coding sequence ATGGTTGCATCACCGCAGCACACCACCAAGCAGCTGAGCGATCTCTACGCGCCTCGCGCCCGCGACCTTGCCCCGCCGATGTATGGGGCCGCCCAGCAGGGCCGCGCCGCCCCGATCAGCCTGGCCTTCGGCCTCGCCGACCCGACGCTCTTCCCCACCCAGGAGCTGGCCGAGGTGACCGCCGAGGTGCTGGCCGAGCGGCCCGACACCGCGCTGAACTACGGCCCCACCAGCCCCGAGCTCTACGAGCAGATCAGCGAGCGGCTGCAGCGCCAGGGTATCGCCGCCACCCGCGAGCAGGTGCTGGTGAGCCACGGCTCGGGCCAGCTGCTGGGCCTGCTGCCCGAGGTGCTGGTGTCCCCCGGCGACACCGTGATCATCGAGGGGCCGAGCTTCCTCGGCGCGGTCCGCCGCTTCGAGATCGCCGGGGCCAAGATCGTAACCATCCCCGTGGATGCCGATGGCATGGACATCGACGCGCTTGAGGAGAAGCTGGCCGAGCTGGCCCGCCAGCGCATCCGGCCCAAGTTTATCTACACCATCCCCACCTTCCAGAACCCCACCGGCACCACCATGTCGCTCGATCGCCGCAGGCGGCTGGTGGCGCTGGCCGCCACCTACGGCGTGCTGGTGGTGGAGGACGACGCCTACAGCGAGCTGGCCTTCGACGGCTCGTCGGTGACCACGCTGGCCTCGATCGACACCGAGGGCTGGGTGGTGCGCGTCGGCACCTACTCAAAGATCCTGGCCCCGGGCGTGCGCCTAGGCTGGGCCAGCGGCCCCAGCGAGCTGATCAAGCGGCTGGCCATGGTCAAGGTCGAGGGCGAGAACGGCCCGTTCGTCACCCACGTGGTCTCGCGCTTCAGTGCCGATGGTCGGCTCGACCGCCACATCGCCCAGCTGCGCGAGCGGTACCGCCACAAGTGCCAGGTGATGCTCGCGGCGATCGAGCGCGAGTTCCCCGCCGAGGTGCAGCTCTACCGGCCCGAGGGCGGCTTCTTCCTGTGGTGCACGCTGCCCCAGGGCGTCAGCGCCGCCCGCCTGCTCGACCTGAGCGAGGAGCGCGGCGTCTCGTTCCTCACCGGCTCGCGCTGCTACTGCAACGGCCAGGGCGACGACAGCATCCGCCTGGCCTTCAGCTATCACTCCCCCGAGCAGATCGCCGAGGGCATTGGCGTGATCGGCCAGGCCATGCGCGAGCTTTGGTAG
- a CDS encoding winged helix-turn-helix transcriptional regulator yields the protein MTAQRQSIELRAKLYRGFADPSRLAILDALRDGAKTVGEIVQATGLSQPNASTHLSCLWDCGLVTRTQQGRYVHYQLSDARVAALLDMTDELLADVAKGVYECTRYTAPSALKGEVIALEQDERP from the coding sequence ATGACGGCGCAACGGCAGAGCATCGAGCTACGGGCCAAGCTCTATCGCGGGTTTGCCGACCCATCGCGGCTCGCCATCCTCGACGCGCTGCGCGACGGCGCGAAGACGGTGGGCGAGATCGTGCAGGCGACGGGCCTGAGCCAGCCCAACGCATCGACCCACCTCTCCTGCCTGTGGGACTGCGGCCTCGTGACGCGCACCCAGCAGGGCCGCTACGTGCACTACCAGCTGAGCGATGCGCGAGTGGCCGCGCTGCTTGACATGACCGATGAGCTGCTGGCCGATGTGGCGAAGGGTGTGTACGAGTGTACGCGCTATACCGCGCCCTCGGCGCTGAAGGGCGAAGTGATTGCTCTAGAACAGGATGAAAGGCCATGA
- the cadA gene encoding cadmium-translocating P-type ATPase yields the protein MELVELPITGMDCAECAGHVQRALAALPGVESVDVLLSTEKARVRLDSARVEIAALRRAVEGAGYSVPDAFQPTAQQAVSPQPQAVSFTRRVLALFGVVFALVLFVVVVGEGLGLFAAITDRVPLPIGALIVLAAGWPIFRTVARATLRGQVIAHTLMSLGALAALLVGQWATAVVVVFFMRVGEYAERFTTEQARKAVKDLTALAPQTARVERDGVEHEVPIADVRVGETVVVRPGEQIPVDGEVLAGYATVDQAAITGEPMPVEAAAGATVFAATIATGGSLRVRATAVGVDTTFGKVIRLVEEAETHRADVQRIADTFSAYYLPVVAGVAALTFFLSRNPLATAAVMLVACSCSFALATPIAMLASVGAAAKRGVLIKGGKYLEVLAKADVLLVDKTGTLTMGCPAITDVIPLGGISRERLLALVGAAERDSEHPLAGAVRDATQGMLLPQPEAFVALPGLGVRAQIEGSQIAVGNARLVPQAAGYPAAAELEQQGKTLLLVAQDDQLIGILAAADTPRPDLAESLAQVRQLGIREVVMLTGDNERTAAAIAHQLGIAYRANLLPEDKIAAVRQYQAQGHTVVMIGDGVNDAPALAQANVGIAMGAAGSTIAIEAAHVALMQDSWPLVPEVLRIARRTMRVVKLNIAFTSIYNLVGLSLAAFGLLPPIWAAAAQSLPDLGILANSSRLLRQRT from the coding sequence CTGGAGCTGGTGGAGCTGCCGATCACGGGGATGGACTGCGCGGAGTGCGCAGGGCATGTGCAGCGGGCGCTGGCCGCCCTGCCAGGGGTTGAGTCGGTGGATGTGCTGCTGTCCACCGAGAAAGCACGGGTGCGCCTTGATTCTGCGCGGGTCGAGATCGCCGCGCTCCGGCGTGCGGTCGAGGGGGCGGGCTACTCGGTACCCGATGCCTTCCAGCCCACGGCGCAGCAGGCGGTGTCGCCCCAGCCTCAGGCGGTATCATTCACGCGGCGTGTACTGGCGCTCTTTGGGGTCGTCTTTGCGCTGGTGCTGTTTGTGGTGGTGGTTGGCGAGGGGCTTGGCCTGTTCGCAGCGATCACCGATCGGGTGCCGCTGCCGATCGGCGCACTGATCGTGCTGGCGGCGGGCTGGCCGATCTTTCGCACTGTGGCGCGCGCTACTCTGCGTGGCCAAGTGATCGCGCATACGCTGATGAGCCTGGGCGCGCTGGCCGCGCTGCTGGTTGGGCAGTGGGCCACCGCAGTGGTGGTGGTATTTTTCATGCGCGTTGGCGAGTACGCCGAGCGCTTCACCACCGAGCAGGCCCGCAAGGCGGTAAAAGACCTCACCGCGCTCGCGCCGCAGACCGCCCGCGTGGAGCGCGATGGCGTCGAGCACGAGGTGCCGATCGCCGATGTGCGCGTGGGTGAAACGGTGGTGGTGCGGCCCGGCGAGCAGATCCCGGTTGATGGCGAGGTGCTGGCAGGCTACGCCACGGTCGATCAGGCGGCGATCACCGGCGAGCCGATGCCGGTCGAGGCTGCGGCGGGGGCCACCGTCTTCGCTGCGACGATCGCAACGGGCGGTAGCCTGCGCGTGCGCGCCACCGCTGTGGGTGTGGATACCACCTTTGGCAAGGTCATCCGCCTGGTGGAGGAGGCCGAGACGCACCGCGCCGATGTGCAGCGCATCGCCGATACGTTTTCGGCCTACTACCTGCCGGTGGTCGCGGGTGTGGCCGCGCTCACCTTCTTCCTCAGCCGCAACCCGCTGGCGACCGCCGCTGTGATGTTGGTGGCGTGCTCGTGCTCGTTTGCGCTCGCCACGCCCATCGCTATGCTGGCCTCGGTCGGGGCTGCGGCAAAGCGCGGCGTGCTGATCAAGGGCGGCAAGTATCTGGAAGTGTTGGCAAAGGCCGATGTGCTGCTGGTCGACAAGACCGGCACGCTCACCATGGGGTGTCCGGCGATCACCGACGTGATCCCGCTCGGCGGCATCTCGCGCGAGCGCCTGCTGGCCCTGGTCGGCGCGGCAGAGCGCGACTCCGAGCACCCCCTAGCGGGCGCGGTGCGCGATGCCACGCAGGGCATGCTGCTCCCTCAGCCAGAAGCCTTCGTGGCGCTGCCCGGCCTAGGGGTGCGCGCCCAGATCGAGGGGAGCCAGATCGCCGTCGGCAATGCGCGCCTGGTGCCGCAGGCGGCGGGATATCCGGCAGCTGCAGAGCTTGAGCAGCAGGGCAAGACGCTGCTGCTGGTGGCCCAGGATGATCAGCTGATCGGCATTCTGGCCGCCGCCGACACGCCGCGCCCCGATCTGGCGGAGTCGCTCGCGCAGGTCCGCCAGCTTGGCATCCGCGAGGTGGTGATGCTGACTGGCGATAATGAGCGCACCGCCGCCGCGATCGCGCACCAGCTGGGCATCGCCTACCGCGCAAACCTGCTGCCCGAGGACAAGATCGCCGCCGTGCGCCAGTATCAGGCCCAGGGCCACACGGTCGTGATGATCGGCGATGGCGTTAATGATGCCCCGGCGCTGGCCCAGGCCAATGTGGGTATCGCGATGGGCGCGGCGGGCAGCACCATCGCGATCGAGGCCGCCCACGTCGCCCTGATGCAGGATAGCTGGCCGCTGGTGCCCGAGGTGCTGCGGATCGCGCGCCGCACGATGCGGGTCGTCAAGCTGAACATCGCCTTCACGTCGATCTATAATCTGGTGGGCCTCTCGCTTGCAGCCTTTGGCCTGCTGCCCCCGATCTGGGCGGCGGCAGCGCAGTCGCTGCCCGACCTAGGCATCCTTGCCAACTCGTCGCGCCTGCTGCGCCAGCGCACCTAG
- a CDS encoding vitamin K epoxide reductase family protein, with amino-acid sequence MSAVSEQRGTTMRQFAVQKIAIVLFALVGLFDALYLSINRLTASHLACPTSGGCEAVQASPHAVFFGVPVAFIGVAGYAALLLLALLSLANFSRGPLSARAVLAVVATLGVLFSAYLVYLQLAVIHAICFWCMLSASMELGIALLAWLDLRWSRYEPPPLDELAVG; translated from the coding sequence ATGAGTGCGGTTTCCGAGCAACGAGGCACTACCATGAGACAATTCGCTGTGCAGAAGATCGCGATCGTGCTGTTTGCGCTGGTTGGCCTGTTCGATGCGCTCTACCTTTCGATCAACCGCCTAACTGCCTCGCACCTAGCCTGCCCCACCAGCGGCGGCTGCGAGGCGGTGCAGGCTAGCCCCCACGCGGTATTTTTCGGCGTGCCGGTGGCGTTTATCGGCGTGGCGGGCTACGCCGCGCTGCTGCTGCTGGCGCTGCTGAGCCTTGCCAATTTCTCGCGCGGGCCTCTTTCCGCGCGGGCGGTGCTGGCCGTGGTTGCGACGCTGGGGGTGCTCTTTTCGGCCTATCTCGTCTACCTGCAGCTGGCGGTGATCCACGCGATCTGCTTCTGGTGCATGCTCTCGGCCAGTATGGAGCTGGGCATCGCCCTGCTGGCCTGGCTCGATCTGCGCTGGTCGCGCTACGAGCCGCCGCCGCTAGATGAGCTTGCAGTGGGATAG
- a CDS encoding DUF4173 domain-containing protein, which yields MYASFRSPWRVVLGALLLGALADQLVIGRWPGLAVPLWVLLALVALFALGRAEHVAATPANTWLGAAALLFASFVALRATPALVFLDVVAVLGLLVLLVAFYRSHALARLPLLAALGRVCRTCVFSLVEPIQLAQQALALGLPLRGGLLRRMFPFLRGLLIAAPLLLCFGWLLSAADATFSAYLSRIFTLTLPLQFDTLVWHSFAAVVLAWVCAGALAVAICTPPLAVAHPPAEGETQRLDQQGAGLRFLGWVESITVLGLVDALFAAFMLVQAGYLFGGLDTLQRSEMTYADYARRGFAELVVVACMSLWLLWASYMVSHRAPGRQRMLFDGACVVMVVLLIGMLCSAFQRMLLYEQAYGFTELRLYTQSFMVWLGALLVLFVVALVREQPRAFVWGGLASALVVLAVLNLANPEQLIVRANLQRYHDIGKLDHYYLTRLSADAYPALVDALPTLPSDTQGEIMCELALHRGHLADMVADGWRGWNLARSRGLAALEAVVPPGEAARCGWELP from the coding sequence ATGTATGCTTCGTTTCGCTCGCCGTGGAGGGTGGTGCTGGGCGCGCTGTTGCTGGGCGCGCTGGCCGACCAGCTGGTGATCGGGCGCTGGCCAGGGCTGGCGGTGCCCCTGTGGGTGCTGCTGGCCCTGGTCGCGCTTTTTGCGCTGGGCCGCGCCGAGCATGTGGCGGCTACGCCCGCGAACACCTGGCTGGGCGCGGCGGCGCTGCTGTTCGCCAGCTTTGTGGCGCTGCGGGCCACGCCCGCGCTGGTGTTTTTGGATGTGGTGGCGGTGCTGGGCCTGCTGGTGCTGCTGGTGGCGTTCTACCGCAGCCACGCGCTGGCACGCCTGCCGCTGCTGGCCGCGCTGGGCCGGGTGTGCCGCACATGCGTGTTTAGCCTCGTCGAGCCGATCCAGCTGGCCCAGCAGGCGCTGGCCTTGGGCCTGCCGCTGCGCGGCGGGCTGCTGCGGCGCATGTTCCCCTTCCTGCGCGGTCTGCTGATCGCCGCGCCGCTGCTGCTGTGCTTCGGCTGGCTGCTCTCGGCTGCCGATGCGACCTTCTCGGCCTACCTTAGCCGGATCTTCACCCTAACCCTGCCACTTCAGTTCGACACGCTGGTGTGGCACAGCTTTGCGGCTGTGGTGCTGGCCTGGGTGTGCGCTGGCGCACTGGCAGTGGCGATCTGCACACCGCCGCTCGCCGTCGCACACCCCCCCGCCGAGGGCGAGACTCAGCGGCTCGACCAGCAGGGCGCGGGCCTACGCTTTTTGGGCTGGGTCGAGTCGATTACGGTGCTGGGGCTGGTGGATGCGCTGTTCGCCGCATTTATGCTGGTGCAGGCGGGCTACCTGTTCGGCGGGCTAGACACGCTGCAGCGCAGCGAGATGACCTATGCCGACTACGCGCGGCGCGGCTTCGCCGAGCTGGTGGTGGTGGCCTGTATGTCGCTGTGGCTGCTATGGGCGAGCTATATGGTCTCGCACCGCGCGCCGGGGCGGCAGCGCATGCTGTTCGACGGGGCATGCGTGGTGATGGTGGTGCTGCTGATCGGCATGCTCTGCTCGGCCTTCCAGCGCATGCTGCTCTACGAGCAGGCCTACGGCTTCACCGAGCTGCGGCTGTACACCCAGTCGTTTATGGTGTGGCTGGGGGCGCTGCTGGTGCTGTTCGTGGTGGCGCTGGTGCGCGAGCAGCCGCGCGCCTTTGTGTGGGGCGGTCTGGCCAGCGCGCTGGTGGTGCTGGCGGTGCTGAACCTGGCCAACCCCGAGCAGCTGATCGTGCGGGCCAACCTGCAGCGCTACCACGATATCGGCAAGCTCGACCACTACTACCTCACCCGCCTCTCCGCCGATGCCTACCCGGCCCTAGTAGATGCGCTGCCCACGCTGCCGAGCGATACCCAGGGCGAGATTATGTGCGAGCTGGCCCTGCATCGCGGGCATCTGGCCGATATGGTGGCCGACGGCTGGCGCGGCTGGAACCTGGCGCGCTCGCGCGGGCTTGCGGCGCTGGAAGCGGTGGTGCCGCCGGGCGAGGCCGCCAGGTGCGGCTGGGAATTGCCCTAG
- a CDS encoding PAS domain-containing protein, translating to MPIGAEARSLLAPAWLSPHWPRARNTMAASTPITHTGDLFAPKFEVLRSRARRLYRSASEGALGQPQLMEAMDELANVLEALQAAEQYIQQLSAAVNVTQGTQDVHYQHFQDLFQQAPASYLVTSLEGSIRQVNAAARAMFDADERLLVGRSLAYFVESGIRRPFVEEMRHTEASQAPHSWVTPMISWHGTPFQAMLTAGRICGPSGRATGLGVLIQPVPTQ from the coding sequence ATGCCAATCGGTGCTGAGGCACGAAGCTTGCTCGCGCCAGCTTGGCTCAGCCCTCATTGGCCGCGAGCGAGAAACACGATGGCAGCATCCACTCCTATCACCCATACCGGCGACCTGTTCGCTCCCAAGTTTGAGGTACTGCGCAGCCGCGCCAGGCGGCTCTACCGCTCGGCATCCGAGGGGGCGCTCGGCCAGCCCCAGCTTATGGAGGCCATGGATGAGCTGGCAAATGTGCTTGAGGCGCTGCAGGCCGCCGAGCAGTATATCCAGCAGCTCTCTGCTGCGGTCAATGTAACCCAGGGCACGCAGGATGTCCACTACCAGCATTTCCAAGATCTGTTCCAGCAGGCCCCGGCCAGCTATCTGGTCACCTCGCTGGAAGGCAGCATCCGCCAGGTGAATGCGGCGGCGCGCGCCATGTTTGACGCTGACGAGCGGCTGCTTGTGGGCCGCTCGCTGGCCTACTTTGTCGAGTCGGGCATCCGGCGACCATTTGTGGAGGAGATGCGGCACACAGAGGCCAGCCAGGCACCGCATAGCTGGGTCACGCCCATGATCTCATGGCATGGCACACCGTTCCAGGCCATGCTCACAGCGGGGCGGATCTGCGGCCCCTCAGGGCGGGCCACCGGCCTGGGGGTGCTGATCCAGCCGGTGCCTACCCAATAG